From the Salarias fasciatus chromosome 16, fSalaFa1.1, whole genome shotgun sequence genome, one window contains:
- the pknox1.1 gene encoding homeobox protein PKNOX1.1 isoform X1 has translation MAAQSLSIDKYPKGEQQMQGVLKADTNPEQKFIEATLVEVPSPAPAEPQTPMDADKASIYRHPLFPLLALLFEKCEQSTLSSDCITSASFDVDIENFVRCQEKEGKPFFSEDPELDNLMVKAIQVLRIHLLELEKVSDLCKDFCSRYIACLKTKMNSETLLSGEPGSPYSPVQGPAQSFSPTKSQTPSSISGTISPQGQIVVPASALQQGNVTVTAVNPTQVVAGMSPWHTPPPSGATVYQPVTVVTPQGQVVTQALSPGTIRVQNNQLQLQFHQDLNLFNHDDNSTKNKRGVLPKHATNVMRSWLFQHIGHPYPTEDEKKQIATQTNLTLLQVNNWFINARRRILQPMLDASSSETPKTKKKTPQNRPLQRFWPDSIAGGGGTQQQVTMPDGTMVTMNVESLQSLTSDGATLAVQQVMLGGHSEDESGDSGDEDDDTDMAGLGLDNSDSLQ, from the exons ATGGCAGCCCAGTCGCTTTCCATAGACAAGTACCCCaagggagagcagcag ATGCAAGGTGTGTTAAAGGCCGACACTAACCCGGAGCAGAAGTTTATCGAGGCCACGTTGGTAGAGGTTCCCAGCCCGGCCCCCGCAGAGCCACAGACCCCCATGGACGCAGACAAAGCCTCCATATATCG GCATCCTCTGTTCCCTCTGCTGGCCCTGCTGTTCGAGAAGTGCGAGCAGTCCACCCTGAGCTCCGACTGCATCACCTCAGCCAGTTTCGATGTGGACATCGAGAATTTTGTCCGCTGCCAGGAAAAGGAAGGGAAGCCTTTCTTCAGCGAGGACCCTGAACTGGACAACCTG ATGGTGAAAGCCATCCAGGTGCTGCGGATCCACctcctggagctggagaaggtcAGCGACTTGTGTAAGGACTTCTGCAGCCGCTACATCGCCTGCCTCAAGACCAAGATGAACAGTGAGACGCTGCTGAGTGGCGAGCCGGGAAGCCCCTACTCCCCCGTACAGGGCCCGGCCCAGAGCTTCTCCCCCACCAAGTCCCAG ACACCCAGCTCCATCTCAGGGACCATCAGTCCCCAGGGTCAGATCGTAGTGCCAGCCTCGGCTCTGCAGCAGGGCAACGTCACCGTGACGGCCGTTAACCCCACCCAGGTGGTCGCAGGTATGTCACCATGGCATACACCCCCTCCCTCAG gtgccACAGTGTACCAGCCTGTTACAGTAGTCACTCCTCAGGGCCAGGTGGTCACACAGGCTCTGTCTCCAGGAACAATACGTGTCCAGAACAATCAG ctccagctgcagtttCACCAGGACCTCAACCTCTTCAACCACGACGACAACTCCACCAAGAACAAGCGGGGCGTGCTGCCCAAACACGCCACCAACGTCATGCGCTCCTGGCTCTTCCAGCACATCGGG catCCCTACCCCACAGAAGATGAGAAGAAACAGATCGCCACTCAGACAAACCTGACACTCCTTCAGGTCAACAACTG GTTTATAAATGCACGGAGACGGATCCTGCAGCCCATGTTAGACGCCAGCTCCTCCGAGACGCCCAAAACCAAGAAAAAGACGCCTCAGAACCGACCTCTGCAGCGTTTCTGGCCCGACTCCATCGCAGGAGGCGGAGGCACCCAGCAGCAAGTTACCATGCCAGACG GTACCATGGTGACGATGAACGTGGAGAGCCTGCAGAGCCTGACGTCGGACGGAGCCACGCTGGCGGTGCAGCAGGTGATGCTGGGAGGCCACAGCGAGGACGAGTCGGGGGACAGCGGGGACGAGGACGACGACACAGACATGGCCGGGCTGGGCCTGGACAACAGCGACTCGTTGCAGTAG
- the pknox1.1 gene encoding homeobox protein PKNOX1.1 isoform X3 yields MTQHDNCGSRLLQPLVSVTKIGTQMQGVLKADTNPEQKFIEATLVEVPSPAPAEPQTPMDADKASIYRHPLFPLLALLFEKCEQSTLSSDCITSASFDVDIENFVRCQEKEGKPFFSEDPELDNLMVKAIQVLRIHLLELEKVSDLCKDFCSRYIACLKTKMNSETLLSGEPGSPYSPVQGPAQSFSPTKSQTPSSISGTISPQGQIVVPASALQQGNVTVTAVNPTQVVAGATVYQPVTVVTPQGQVVTQALSPGTIRVQNNQLQLQFHQDLNLFNHDDNSTKNKRGVLPKHATNVMRSWLFQHIGHPYPTEDEKKQIATQTNLTLLQVNNWFINARRRILQPMLDASSSETPKTKKKTPQNRPLQRFWPDSIAGGGGTQQQVTMPDGTMVTMNVESLQSLTSDGATLAVQQVMLGGHSEDESGDSGDEDDDTDMAGLGLDNSDSLQ; encoded by the exons ATGACGCAACACGACAACTGCGGGTCCCGATTGCTGCAGCCGCTTGTCAGTGTGACGAAGATTGGCACTCAG ATGCAAGGTGTGTTAAAGGCCGACACTAACCCGGAGCAGAAGTTTATCGAGGCCACGTTGGTAGAGGTTCCCAGCCCGGCCCCCGCAGAGCCACAGACCCCCATGGACGCAGACAAAGCCTCCATATATCG GCATCCTCTGTTCCCTCTGCTGGCCCTGCTGTTCGAGAAGTGCGAGCAGTCCACCCTGAGCTCCGACTGCATCACCTCAGCCAGTTTCGATGTGGACATCGAGAATTTTGTCCGCTGCCAGGAAAAGGAAGGGAAGCCTTTCTTCAGCGAGGACCCTGAACTGGACAACCTG ATGGTGAAAGCCATCCAGGTGCTGCGGATCCACctcctggagctggagaaggtcAGCGACTTGTGTAAGGACTTCTGCAGCCGCTACATCGCCTGCCTCAAGACCAAGATGAACAGTGAGACGCTGCTGAGTGGCGAGCCGGGAAGCCCCTACTCCCCCGTACAGGGCCCGGCCCAGAGCTTCTCCCCCACCAAGTCCCAG ACACCCAGCTCCATCTCAGGGACCATCAGTCCCCAGGGTCAGATCGTAGTGCCAGCCTCGGCTCTGCAGCAGGGCAACGTCACCGTGACGGCCGTTAACCCCACCCAGGTGGTCGCAG gtgccACAGTGTACCAGCCTGTTACAGTAGTCACTCCTCAGGGCCAGGTGGTCACACAGGCTCTGTCTCCAGGAACAATACGTGTCCAGAACAATCAG ctccagctgcagtttCACCAGGACCTCAACCTCTTCAACCACGACGACAACTCCACCAAGAACAAGCGGGGCGTGCTGCCCAAACACGCCACCAACGTCATGCGCTCCTGGCTCTTCCAGCACATCGGG catCCCTACCCCACAGAAGATGAGAAGAAACAGATCGCCACTCAGACAAACCTGACACTCCTTCAGGTCAACAACTG GTTTATAAATGCACGGAGACGGATCCTGCAGCCCATGTTAGACGCCAGCTCCTCCGAGACGCCCAAAACCAAGAAAAAGACGCCTCAGAACCGACCTCTGCAGCGTTTCTGGCCCGACTCCATCGCAGGAGGCGGAGGCACCCAGCAGCAAGTTACCATGCCAGACG GTACCATGGTGACGATGAACGTGGAGAGCCTGCAGAGCCTGACGTCGGACGGAGCCACGCTGGCGGTGCAGCAGGTGATGCTGGGAGGCCACAGCGAGGACGAGTCGGGGGACAGCGGGGACGAGGACGACGACACAGACATGGCCGGGCTGGGCCTGGACAACAGCGACTCGTTGCAGTAG
- the ndufv3 gene encoding NADH dehydrogenase [ubiquinone] flavoprotein 3, mitochondrial, producing MAASVLRLGRLTPLKCLRLDRLGVLSSRPAALFSSEPGEPVKAAKKKTPAKKAAAAAPPEPEEPFDNSTYKNYQHHNYNPYTFADLDLEMAKFRLPQPSSGRPSPRH from the exons ATGGCGGCCTCCGTGCTTCGGTTAGGGCGACTGACTCCTCTCAAG TGTCTCCGCCTGGACAGGTTGGGGGTCCTGAGCAGCCGTCCAGCTGCCCTGTTCAGCTCTGAGCCTGGTGAACCAGTGAAAGCAGCGAAGAAAAAGACTCCAGCCAAAA AGGCTGCAGCCGCGGCGCCTCCGGAGCCCGAGGAGCCTTTCGACAACAGCACATACAAAAATTACCAGCATCACAACTACAACCCCTACACATTCGCAGACCTGGACCTAGAGATGGCCAAGTTTCGTCTCCCCCAGCCCTCGTCTGGAAGGCCCTCGCCCAGACACTAG
- the pknox1.1 gene encoding homeobox protein PKNOX1.1 isoform X2, translated as MAAQSLSIDKYPKGEQQMQGVLKADTNPEQKFIEATLVEVPSPAPAEPQTPMDADKASIYRHPLFPLLALLFEKCEQSTLSSDCITSASFDVDIENFVRCQEKEGKPFFSEDPELDNLMVKAIQVLRIHLLELEKVSDLCKDFCSRYIACLKTKMNSETLLSGEPGSPYSPVQGPAQSFSPTKSQTPSSISGTISPQGQIVVPASALQQGNVTVTAVNPTQVVAGATVYQPVTVVTPQGQVVTQALSPGTIRVQNNQLQLQFHQDLNLFNHDDNSTKNKRGVLPKHATNVMRSWLFQHIGHPYPTEDEKKQIATQTNLTLLQVNNWFINARRRILQPMLDASSSETPKTKKKTPQNRPLQRFWPDSIAGGGGTQQQVTMPDGTMVTMNVESLQSLTSDGATLAVQQVMLGGHSEDESGDSGDEDDDTDMAGLGLDNSDSLQ; from the exons ATGGCAGCCCAGTCGCTTTCCATAGACAAGTACCCCaagggagagcagcag ATGCAAGGTGTGTTAAAGGCCGACACTAACCCGGAGCAGAAGTTTATCGAGGCCACGTTGGTAGAGGTTCCCAGCCCGGCCCCCGCAGAGCCACAGACCCCCATGGACGCAGACAAAGCCTCCATATATCG GCATCCTCTGTTCCCTCTGCTGGCCCTGCTGTTCGAGAAGTGCGAGCAGTCCACCCTGAGCTCCGACTGCATCACCTCAGCCAGTTTCGATGTGGACATCGAGAATTTTGTCCGCTGCCAGGAAAAGGAAGGGAAGCCTTTCTTCAGCGAGGACCCTGAACTGGACAACCTG ATGGTGAAAGCCATCCAGGTGCTGCGGATCCACctcctggagctggagaaggtcAGCGACTTGTGTAAGGACTTCTGCAGCCGCTACATCGCCTGCCTCAAGACCAAGATGAACAGTGAGACGCTGCTGAGTGGCGAGCCGGGAAGCCCCTACTCCCCCGTACAGGGCCCGGCCCAGAGCTTCTCCCCCACCAAGTCCCAG ACACCCAGCTCCATCTCAGGGACCATCAGTCCCCAGGGTCAGATCGTAGTGCCAGCCTCGGCTCTGCAGCAGGGCAACGTCACCGTGACGGCCGTTAACCCCACCCAGGTGGTCGCAG gtgccACAGTGTACCAGCCTGTTACAGTAGTCACTCCTCAGGGCCAGGTGGTCACACAGGCTCTGTCTCCAGGAACAATACGTGTCCAGAACAATCAG ctccagctgcagtttCACCAGGACCTCAACCTCTTCAACCACGACGACAACTCCACCAAGAACAAGCGGGGCGTGCTGCCCAAACACGCCACCAACGTCATGCGCTCCTGGCTCTTCCAGCACATCGGG catCCCTACCCCACAGAAGATGAGAAGAAACAGATCGCCACTCAGACAAACCTGACACTCCTTCAGGTCAACAACTG GTTTATAAATGCACGGAGACGGATCCTGCAGCCCATGTTAGACGCCAGCTCCTCCGAGACGCCCAAAACCAAGAAAAAGACGCCTCAGAACCGACCTCTGCAGCGTTTCTGGCCCGACTCCATCGCAGGAGGCGGAGGCACCCAGCAGCAAGTTACCATGCCAGACG GTACCATGGTGACGATGAACGTGGAGAGCCTGCAGAGCCTGACGTCGGACGGAGCCACGCTGGCGGTGCAGCAGGTGATGCTGGGAGGCCACAGCGAGGACGAGTCGGGGGACAGCGGGGACGAGGACGACGACACAGACATGGCCGGGCTGGGCCTGGACAACAGCGACTCGTTGCAGTAG